The Sorangiineae bacterium MSr11367 genome window below encodes:
- a CDS encoding insulinase family protein, whose amino-acid sequence MTSRKRPQTSHRAHLLFSGLVLFAMAMAFTASGCKASLVPARQGLLMRNVELPVRQMVYPSGLRVVAERDARTKIVGLFLVVGAGSSSDPPGKEGLAHYIEHLAFRSRPFGRSGLRRLLERAGAGEWNASTSLDATVYHEVGPASSLNELLRLEGARMLMPVAKITPETLAVELDVVRSELRERNETGFMGETLGTLQKAVFPAGHPYARPVIGTHESLTSIQVEDIKAFLDAQYQPDNMTLAIVGDIDLATIDSILKQELPPDLLRARPSKPRPPFPERAPEPPPPPPQLLSRSTAAVATPEIWIGWSLPRAFDADTHIVSMIGDMAGEGLNAAAARSWFGMGDAGVRDIVSVSAGIVQGKDASMLVCRVTLQEGADPERSLKHVLDQLPEIWDQDIDPLAQQIGQTVFGSRQRVAVVNMLLETENIVEHGTTRALTTHFTKNPATYQRSYDKVTAIEPTALVDYAQKYLDRDRARAVLFMPTPGGPRANARPIGAQQLGEEDALPLRVDLERLAAMVPSPIANGYQVFSLKNGMQVAIVRRDGAPTASVHLMLRGGLGAAESPAAALVAMHLMRRPHWNAHGSPMEFGGQMDRTLNRDGLHYVLDGSAGNVGMMLAILAESIPGLYVPSDSFRHFRNYRLPYLKLAERKPEEVASRSFLASLLAGHPYGRSATADDIDASSPGAADAWIDAAHGARNAVLAVVGEFDPAEVTKIVHSEFGDWDRGSTAAPLPPGYEPPQTGPRSASPAMKTLVTERPGATQTQMRLGCILPSVHRALDDDQHDVAAQLVETRLGEALRERAGVTYGIHATAFALRGGTAFLDIQGAVERDALSTALTTMRNALQRVGDTASAESELAWAKLRAARAHTLRGVTNRGVARSILGRVNLGFPIETLNSTAADIAATTPERVREDIHACTAGGLTLSLVGDGPSIRAALKDAGLRASSP is encoded by the coding sequence GTGACATCCCGCAAACGGCCACAAACCTCGCACCGCGCGCACCTTCTCTTTTCCGGCCTCGTTCTTTTTGCCATGGCGATGGCCTTCACCGCGTCGGGCTGCAAGGCATCCCTCGTCCCCGCACGGCAGGGACTCCTGATGCGCAACGTGGAGTTGCCGGTACGCCAGATGGTGTACCCCTCGGGCCTCCGTGTCGTGGCGGAGCGCGATGCGCGAACCAAGATCGTCGGCTTGTTCCTGGTCGTGGGCGCCGGGTCCTCGAGCGATCCGCCCGGCAAGGAAGGTCTCGCCCATTACATCGAGCACTTGGCGTTTCGTTCGCGGCCTTTTGGCAGATCGGGCCTTCGGCGGCTCCTCGAGCGCGCGGGTGCGGGCGAATGGAACGCGTCCACGTCGCTCGATGCCACGGTGTACCACGAGGTCGGGCCGGCCTCCTCGTTGAACGAGTTGCTCCGGCTCGAGGGAGCACGGATGCTCATGCCGGTGGCGAAGATCACGCCGGAGACCCTCGCCGTGGAGCTCGACGTCGTCCGGAGCGAACTGCGCGAGCGCAACGAGACGGGCTTCATGGGCGAGACGCTCGGAACGCTGCAAAAGGCAGTATTTCCTGCGGGACATCCGTATGCGCGCCCCGTCATCGGAACGCACGAGAGCCTCACCTCGATCCAGGTCGAGGACATCAAGGCCTTTCTCGACGCACAGTATCAACCCGACAACATGACGCTCGCCATCGTCGGCGACATCGATCTCGCCACGATTGACAGCATCCTCAAGCAAGAGCTCCCGCCCGATCTTCTGCGCGCGCGGCCTTCCAAGCCGCGGCCGCCCTTTCCGGAACGGGCGCCCGAACCGCCCCCTCCCCCGCCGCAGCTTCTCTCGCGCAGCACCGCCGCCGTGGCAACGCCGGAGATCTGGATCGGATGGTCGCTGCCGCGCGCGTTCGATGCGGACACGCACATCGTCAGCATGATCGGGGACATGGCTGGCGAAGGACTCAACGCGGCCGCCGCTCGAAGCTGGTTCGGCATGGGGGACGCCGGGGTGCGCGACATCGTCTCGGTGAGCGCCGGCATCGTGCAAGGCAAAGATGCCTCGATGCTCGTGTGCCGTGTGACCCTTCAGGAAGGCGCCGACCCCGAGAGAAGTCTCAAGCACGTGCTCGACCAATTGCCCGAAATTTGGGACCAGGACATCGATCCCCTAGCCCAGCAGATAGGTCAGACCGTGTTCGGAAGTCGCCAGCGTGTGGCCGTGGTCAACATGCTCCTGGAAACGGAGAACATCGTCGAACATGGCACCACGCGGGCGCTCACGACGCACTTCACGAAGAATCCAGCTACCTACCAACGCAGCTACGACAAGGTCACGGCGATCGAGCCCACCGCGCTGGTCGATTATGCCCAGAAGTACCTCGACCGCGATCGTGCGCGGGCGGTGCTCTTCATGCCGACACCGGGCGGCCCGCGCGCGAACGCAAGGCCCATTGGTGCCCAGCAGCTCGGGGAGGAAGATGCGCTGCCCCTCCGCGTCGATCTCGAGCGGCTTGCCGCCATGGTGCCTTCACCGATCGCGAACGGGTATCAAGTATTCTCGCTGAAAAATGGGATGCAGGTGGCCATCGTTCGACGCGACGGAGCCCCCACCGCCTCCGTGCATTTGATGCTGCGTGGAGGGTTGGGCGCGGCGGAGAGTCCAGCCGCTGCGCTGGTCGCGATGCACTTGATGCGACGACCTCATTGGAATGCCCATGGCTCGCCCATGGAGTTCGGCGGGCAGATGGATCGAACCCTGAATCGGGACGGGTTGCACTATGTCCTCGACGGGTCCGCCGGGAACGTCGGCATGATGCTCGCAATCCTCGCCGAAAGCATTCCGGGGTTGTACGTGCCAAGTGATTCGTTTCGTCATTTTCGAAACTATCGCCTGCCCTATTTGAAGCTCGCCGAACGGAAGCCGGAAGAAGTCGCCTCCCGTTCCTTCTTGGCGAGCCTCTTGGCCGGGCATCCTTATGGGCGCTCCGCGACGGCCGACGATATCGACGCCTCGAGTCCGGGCGCGGCCGACGCCTGGATCGATGCGGCGCACGGCGCGCGAAATGCCGTGCTGGCCGTGGTCGGAGAGTTCGATCCGGCCGAGGTCACGAAGATCGTCCATTCGGAATTTGGCGATTGGGATCGAGGGAGCACGGCGGCCCCCCTGCCCCCTGGATACGAGCCACCGCAAACGGGGCCGCGGTCGGCCTCCCCGGCCATGAAGACCCTCGTCACGGAACGACCTGGTGCCACCCAGACGCAGATGCGACTTGGTTGCATTTTGCCGTCCGTGCACCGGGCCCTGGACGATGACCAGCACGACGTGGCCGCGCAACTCGTGGAGACACGGCTTGGCGAGGCGCTGCGGGAACGGGCCGGCGTAACCTATGGGATCCACGCGACCGCCTTCGCCTTGCGAGGCGGCACGGCCTTTCTCGATATCCAAGGAGCCGTCGAACGCGACGCACTCTCGACGGCCCTCACGACCATGCGAAACGCGCTGCAACGGGTCGGAGACACGGCCTCCGCCGAGAGCGAACTCGCGTGGGCCAAGCTTCGCGCGGCGCGCGCTCACACGCTTCGGGGTGTGACCAACCGTGGTGTCGCCCGCAGCATCCTTGGCCGGGTCAATCTGGGCTTCCCCATCGAAACCCTGAACTCCACGGCGGCCGATATCGCCGCGACGACGCCCGAGCGCGTCCGAGAGGACATCCACGCGTGCACCGCTGGAGGCCTCACCTTGTCGCTCGTCGGAGACGGACCTTCGATCCGCGCCGCCCTCAAGGACGCGGGGCTTCGCGCATCGTCACCTTGA
- a CDS encoding sugar phosphate isomerase/epimerase — protein MMARLSLNQWTTRHWTMDEAIEGCVREGIPAIGIWREHVQAYGLSTTVRHLREARLRVSSLCRGGFFTASDPAARREALADNRRAIDEAAQLGAPCLALVVGGLPAGDRDLPGARRRVIDALAELAPYAAAAGIRLALEPLHPMYCAERAVVSTLAQALGIAESFPVEHVGVIVDTFHVWWDPDVFTQIARAGARIASFQVSDWLVPVPQDLLLARGLMGDGIIDFPPLCRALIAAGYDGDIEVEIFNADLWSRPGHEIATAVVQRYIEHIGPWFKVTMREAPRP, from the coding sequence ATGATGGCGCGCCTCTCGCTAAATCAGTGGACCACGCGCCATTGGACGATGGACGAGGCCATCGAAGGGTGCGTGCGCGAAGGCATTCCGGCCATCGGCATTTGGCGAGAGCACGTGCAGGCTTATGGCCTCTCCACCACGGTTCGGCATCTTCGCGAGGCGCGCCTCCGTGTCTCTTCACTGTGCCGCGGCGGCTTTTTCACGGCGTCGGATCCCGCGGCGCGCCGTGAAGCGCTCGCCGACAACCGCCGCGCCATCGACGAAGCCGCCCAACTCGGTGCGCCATGCCTCGCCCTCGTCGTGGGCGGCCTCCCTGCCGGCGATCGCGATCTCCCCGGCGCCCGCCGCCGGGTCATCGATGCCCTCGCCGAGCTCGCACCGTACGCCGCCGCGGCAGGGATCCGCCTTGCCCTCGAGCCGCTTCACCCGATGTACTGCGCCGAGCGCGCCGTCGTCTCCACCCTGGCCCAGGCCCTGGGCATTGCCGAATCGTTCCCCGTCGAGCACGTGGGCGTCATCGTCGACACCTTCCACGTCTGGTGGGATCCCGACGTGTTCACCCAAATCGCCCGCGCCGGCGCCCGCATCGCCTCGTTCCAAGTTTCCGACTGGCTCGTCCCCGTCCCGCAGGATCTCCTCCTCGCGCGAGGCCTCATGGGCGACGGCATCATCGATTTCCCCCCCTTGTGCCGCGCGCTCATCGCCGCGGGCTACGACGGCGACATCGAAGTCGAAATCTTCAACGCCGATCTATGGTCCCGCCCGGGCCATGAAATCGCCACCGCCGTCGTGCAACGCTACATCGAGCACATCGGGCCTTGGTTCAAGGTGACGATGCGCGAAGCCCCGCGTCCTTGA
- a CDS encoding dihydrodipicolinate synthase family protein has protein sequence MSPTITLPTAEGSLERYTLRAPRDWSIPHVPARTRIAYAAAHVVADPLADNTPGAPATIDWDATMAFRRHLWQCGLRVADAMDTSQRNMGLDWPATRELIRRSAAEARSFGPNVDALLACGAGTDHLGAGSPDLDAIVAAYLEQIAVIEDTGARVILMASRHLAACARGPGDYHRVYGALLRQLTRPVILHWLGDMFDPALRGYWGSQDLAEATESFLALVRDYASRIDGVKVSLLDREHEIRLRQRLPKGVRLYTGDDFNYPDLILGDAQGHSDALLGIFDPIAPAASVALAALDAGDTAGYAAAFEPTLPLARWLFAAPTYHYKTGIVFLAWLCGHQDAFVMVNGAHSARSILHLTEAFRRADVADLFPDPFLAASRMRALLATAGVVA, from the coding sequence ATGAGCCCGACCATCACGTTGCCCACGGCCGAGGGGAGCCTCGAACGCTACACCTTGCGTGCCCCGCGCGATTGGAGCATTCCGCACGTTCCTGCCCGCACGCGCATCGCCTACGCCGCTGCGCACGTCGTCGCCGATCCGCTGGCCGACAACACACCGGGCGCGCCCGCCACCATCGATTGGGACGCCACCATGGCCTTCCGCCGTCACCTGTGGCAGTGCGGATTGCGCGTCGCCGATGCCATGGATACGTCGCAGCGCAACATGGGCCTCGACTGGCCCGCCACGCGCGAATTGATCCGCCGCAGCGCCGCCGAGGCGCGCTCGTTCGGCCCCAACGTGGATGCGCTCCTCGCGTGCGGCGCCGGCACCGATCACCTTGGCGCGGGCAGCCCCGATCTCGATGCCATCGTCGCCGCCTACCTCGAGCAAATCGCGGTCATCGAGGACACGGGGGCGCGCGTCATCCTCATGGCCAGCCGGCACCTCGCGGCGTGCGCACGCGGGCCCGGCGACTACCACCGCGTCTACGGCGCCTTGCTCCGGCAGCTCACGCGGCCCGTCATCCTGCATTGGCTCGGCGACATGTTCGATCCGGCGCTTCGCGGCTACTGGGGCTCGCAGGACCTGGCCGAGGCCACCGAATCGTTCTTGGCGCTGGTGCGCGATTACGCGTCTCGCATCGACGGCGTCAAAGTCTCGCTTCTCGACCGCGAGCACGAGATCCGCCTGCGCCAGCGCTTGCCGAAGGGTGTTCGTCTCTACACGGGCGACGACTTCAATTACCCCGATTTGATCCTCGGCGATGCCCAGGGGCATAGCGACGCGCTTCTCGGCATCTTCGACCCGATTGCACCTGCGGCCTCCGTCGCACTCGCCGCCCTCGACGCGGGCGATACCGCCGGCTACGCGGCCGCGTTCGAGCCGACCTTGCCGCTCGCCCGCTGGCTTTTCGCCGCGCCGACGTACCACTACAAGACGGGTATCGTGTTTCTGGCCTGGCTGTGCGGCCACCAAGACGCCTTCGTCATGGTGAATGGCGCCCATAGCGCGCGTTCCATTCTGCACCTCACGGAGGCCTTCCGTCGCGCCGACGTCGCCGATCTCTTCCCCGATCCGTTCCTCGCTGCCTCCCGCATGCGCGCGCTACTGGCCACCGCGGGCGTCGTGGCATGA
- a CDS encoding Gfo/Idh/MocA family oxidoreductase, which produces MSTQVSRALTVLMNGVTGRMGYRQHLVRSVLAIREQGGLLLADGSRVQLEPVLIGRDARKLREIADRHGLAQCTTDLDEALASSPAGCIYFDAQVTPAREAALKAAVASGKHIYTEKPTASTAEGARTLARLAREAGVKTGVVHDKLFLPGLVKLKRLVDAGFFGRILSLRGEFGYWVFEGDWQRAQRPSWNYRAADGGGIVSDMFCHWSYVLEHLFGPVRAVTARAVTHIPRRWDEQGRAYDATADDAAYAIFELGGGVIAQMNSSWCVRVHRDELLELQVDGTEGSAIAGLRNCRVQHRTMTPMPVWNPDMPVRERFREQWQEVPDNQEFDNGFKVQWEQFLRHVLSDEPYTFDLTSGARGVALAEAALRSSAEGRRIEL; this is translated from the coding sequence ATGAGCACACAGGTTTCGCGCGCTCTCACGGTGCTGATGAATGGTGTTACCGGCCGGATGGGATATCGGCAGCACTTGGTGCGATCGGTTCTCGCCATTCGCGAACAGGGAGGGCTTCTCCTCGCCGACGGAAGCCGCGTGCAACTCGAGCCGGTCCTCATCGGACGCGACGCGCGCAAGTTGCGCGAGATCGCCGATCGCCACGGGCTCGCGCAGTGCACCACGGATCTCGACGAGGCCCTCGCGTCATCGCCCGCGGGCTGCATCTACTTCGACGCGCAGGTGACCCCCGCGCGCGAAGCAGCGCTCAAGGCCGCCGTGGCATCGGGCAAACATATCTACACGGAGAAGCCCACCGCGAGCACCGCGGAAGGGGCCCGGACCTTGGCGCGCCTCGCGCGTGAGGCGGGGGTGAAAACCGGTGTGGTGCACGACAAGCTTTTCCTTCCGGGCCTGGTCAAATTGAAGCGCCTCGTCGACGCGGGGTTCTTCGGGCGCATTTTGAGTTTGCGCGGTGAATTCGGTTATTGGGTCTTCGAGGGCGATTGGCAGCGCGCCCAGAGGCCGAGTTGGAATTACCGTGCTGCGGATGGCGGCGGCATCGTCTCGGACATGTTTTGCCATTGGTCCTACGTGCTCGAGCATCTCTTCGGTCCCGTGCGTGCCGTCACCGCGCGGGCGGTCACCCACATTCCACGCCGCTGGGACGAGCAGGGTAGGGCCTACGATGCCACGGCCGACGATGCGGCCTATGCCATCTTCGAATTGGGTGGCGGCGTGATTGCGCAGATGAATTCTTCGTGGTGCGTGCGCGTGCATCGCGACGAGTTGCTGGAATTGCAGGTCGATGGGACGGAGGGCAGCGCGATCGCCGGGCTGCGCAACTGCCGCGTGCAACACCGCACCATGACGCCGATGCCGGTGTGGAATCCGGATATGCCCGTGCGCGAGCGCTTTCGCGAACAATGGCAAGAGGTGCCGGACAATCAGGAATTCGACAATGGATTCAAAGTCCAATGGGAACAGTTCCTGCGCCATGTGCTGAGCGACGAGCCGTACACCTTCGATTTGACGTCCGGTGCGCGCGGCGTCGCGCTCGCGGAGGCCGCGCTTCGCTCTTCGGCGGAAGGACGGCGCATCGAACTATGA
- a CDS encoding GMC family oxidoreductase — MRKSLIHPGAGRDRADVCIIGAGPAGAVAATRLAEEGLNVVVLEQGDWPDYRKARGAHADFEVNSGADWAWNPNTRRSPSDYPINGRDADIDVVLYNGVGGGTVIYAAQWHRNAPSDFCVRTLDGIADDWPLSYEDLRPYYERVEVAFGISGLGGDPAFPAGEGPPLPPVPLGDIGRRVAAAHNALGWHWWPGSNAIATRPYGALKPCVQRGTCLWGCADGAKASADRTHWPHAVDLGVHLVTGARVRQITVNDAGLADGAVWIDRDGKEHVTRASVIILAANGIGTPRLLLLSATRGHRNGLANSSGLVGKRLMLHPFGVVTGLFQDDMHSTQGPWGQHLHCLQFYETDARRGFVRGAKWGLQPTGGPVNATRGWPWGPDNPVWGSNFHRNVRARLGHSAMWGIVAEDLPEESNRVELDPELTDGDGIPAPRIRYRVGENSTKLMDFHIERARESLEAAGAYRTMVAPSIRETGWHQLGTAKMGTNPATSVVDPWGRTHDVPNLYVFDGSIWPTSSGMNPTATIAAMSLRCTEHLLEQRRHQQVPA, encoded by the coding sequence ATGCGCAAATCGTTGATCCATCCGGGCGCCGGCCGTGACCGCGCCGACGTTTGCATCATTGGAGCGGGTCCTGCGGGCGCCGTGGCCGCAACGCGTTTGGCCGAGGAAGGGCTGAACGTGGTCGTGCTCGAGCAGGGCGATTGGCCGGATTATCGCAAGGCGCGGGGCGCGCATGCGGATTTCGAGGTCAATTCCGGCGCGGATTGGGCGTGGAATCCCAATACGCGAAGGTCCCCGTCCGATTATCCCATCAACGGCCGCGATGCCGATATCGACGTGGTGCTCTACAATGGGGTCGGCGGCGGCACGGTCATCTATGCCGCGCAGTGGCACCGCAATGCGCCGTCGGACTTTTGCGTGCGCACGCTCGATGGCATTGCCGACGATTGGCCGCTCTCGTACGAGGACCTGAGGCCCTATTACGAGCGGGTCGAGGTCGCGTTCGGCATCTCCGGGCTGGGGGGTGATCCGGCGTTTCCCGCGGGCGAAGGTCCACCGTTGCCACCGGTGCCACTCGGGGACATCGGCCGCCGCGTCGCCGCAGCGCACAATGCGCTGGGCTGGCATTGGTGGCCCGGCTCCAATGCGATCGCCACGCGGCCTTACGGCGCGCTCAAGCCGTGCGTGCAGCGCGGCACTTGCCTGTGGGGCTGCGCGGACGGAGCCAAAGCGAGCGCGGACCGCACGCATTGGCCCCACGCAGTCGACCTGGGCGTGCACCTCGTCACCGGCGCGCGCGTGCGGCAGATCACCGTGAATGACGCGGGCCTGGCCGACGGTGCCGTATGGATCGACCGCGACGGCAAGGAGCACGTCACCCGCGCGAGCGTCATCATCCTGGCCGCCAATGGTATCGGCACCCCTCGCCTGCTTCTGCTCTCCGCCACCCGCGGCCATCGCAACGGCTTGGCCAACTCGTCCGGCTTGGTGGGCAAGCGGCTCATGCTGCATCCCTTCGGTGTGGTGACAGGCCTCTTCCAGGACGACATGCACAGCACGCAAGGCCCGTGGGGGCAGCACTTGCACTGCTTGCAGTTCTATGAAACGGACGCCCGGCGGGGCTTCGTCCGGGGGGCCAAATGGGGACTGCAACCCACGGGCGGTCCGGTCAATGCCACACGCGGCTGGCCCTGGGGTCCGGACAATCCCGTGTGGGGCTCGAACTTCCACCGCAACGTGCGCGCGCGGCTGGGCCACTCGGCCATGTGGGGCATCGTCGCGGAGGATCTGCCGGAAGAATCGAACCGCGTCGAGCTCGACCCGGAGCTCACCGACGGGGACGGCATCCCTGCCCCGCGCATTCGCTACCGCGTGGGGGAGAACTCGACGAAGCTCATGGACTTCCACATCGAGCGGGCGCGTGAATCGCTGGAGGCCGCGGGCGCCTACCGCACCATGGTGGCCCCGTCGATCCGCGAGACCGGCTGGCACCAGCTGGGCACGGCGAAAATGGGCACCAATCCGGCCACCTCGGTGGTCGACCCGTGGGGGCGCACGCACGATGTGCCGAACCTCTACGTCTTCGACGGCAGCATCTGGCCGACCTCGTCCGGGATGAACCCCACCGCCACGATTGCGGCGATGTCGCTTCGCTGCACCGAGCACCTTCTCGAGCAGCGCCGCCACCAGCAGGTGCCGGCGTGA
- a CDS encoding MFS transporter — protein sequence MTVAERASTTSATSALPPDQRLTPDQRNAFVAALLGWAMDSFDYFLVVLVYADIGRDFGVGLPTMAFLTTVTLAMRPVGALLFGLWADKVGRRLPLMVDVVFYSAVGFLCAFAPNYTVLLVLRLLYGIGMGGEWGLGAALAMEKIPPARRGFFSGVLQQGYSMGYLLASLAYLLVHSVLGLNWRWLFGLSLLPAMLTLLIRLGVRESEVWEKSREQLRATRTSLRDVVFQRGMLRRFFYLVTLMTLFAWMSHGTQDVYPTFLRATAKSGAGLSPGTATSLVVVYNIGAMIGGFTFGGLSERFGRRRTIVFCALLGLPIVPLFAYGSSVGMLCLGSFLMQIAVQGAWGVVPAHLSEMSPDAIRGFYPGVTYQLGNCIAAFNLPIQEWLAQHYGYPFALAATVVPTLALLALCAALGKEAKGIAFGKG from the coding sequence ATGACGGTGGCGGAGCGTGCCTCCACGACCTCCGCCACGTCCGCACTCCCCCCCGATCAACGCCTCACCCCCGATCAACGCAACGCCTTCGTCGCCGCACTTTTGGGCTGGGCGATGGATTCGTTCGACTACTTTTTGGTGGTCCTGGTCTACGCGGACATCGGCCGTGACTTCGGTGTGGGCCTGCCCACCATGGCCTTTCTCACCACGGTCACTTTGGCCATGCGGCCGGTGGGCGCGCTCCTGTTCGGATTGTGGGCCGACAAAGTCGGCCGGCGCCTTCCGCTCATGGTCGACGTCGTCTTCTATTCCGCCGTCGGCTTCTTGTGCGCCTTCGCACCGAATTACACGGTGCTGCTCGTCCTGCGCCTGCTCTACGGCATCGGCATGGGCGGCGAATGGGGACTCGGTGCGGCGCTCGCCATGGAGAAGATACCGCCCGCGCGCCGCGGCTTCTTTTCCGGTGTGCTGCAGCAGGGCTACTCCATGGGCTACCTGCTCGCCTCCCTCGCGTACTTGCTGGTGCACTCGGTGCTCGGATTGAATTGGCGATGGCTCTTTGGTTTGAGCCTCCTTCCCGCGATGCTCACGTTGTTGATCCGACTCGGCGTGCGCGAGTCCGAGGTGTGGGAGAAATCGCGCGAGCAGCTTCGCGCCACCCGAACGTCATTGCGTGATGTCGTGTTTCAACGGGGGATGCTGCGACGATTTTTCTATCTCGTCACCTTGATGACACTCTTCGCGTGGATGAGCCACGGCACGCAGGATGTCTATCCCACGTTCCTGCGCGCCACGGCGAAGTCGGGCGCAGGGCTCTCGCCGGGCACCGCCACGTCGCTCGTCGTCGTTTACAACATCGGGGCGATGATCGGCGGGTTCACCTTTGGCGGGCTCTCGGAGCGCTTCGGGCGGCGTCGCACCATCGTGTTCTGCGCGCTTCTGGGTTTGCCCATCGTTCCTTTGTTCGCGTACGGGAGCAGCGTGGGTATGCTTTGCCTCGGCTCGTTCCTGATGCAGATCGCCGTGCAGGGCGCGTGGGGTGTCGTTCCGGCACACCTCTCGGAAATGTCCCCCGATGCGATCCGCGGCTTCTACCCCGGCGTCACCTACCAACTTGGAAACTGCATCGCCGCGTTCAACCTGCCCATCCAGGAATGGCTGGCGCAACATTACGGCTATCCGTTCGCGCTCGCTGCGACCGTCGTCCCGACGTTGGCTCTTCTCGCACTCTGCGCGGCGCTTGGAAAAGAAGCGAAGGGCATCGCCTTCGGCAAAGGGTGA
- a CDS encoding terpene synthase family protein — translation MEEHLLAWVKAFDLAPNAHALARFRRARLGELAARTYPSVADITRNSEWLSLLFLVDERFCNRDNTPDRHEIVSTNDELLRMLPMHLGPTPAPHTGLAAALAGWWRDVGPAMSLGWRLRFVGHAEQCFRTYEQDLANERYGIPPPLRTYVEFRRQSGAAETALDLIEFAEGAELPEQTAHCPQVHALRTATNDIVCWTHDLLFVAKERARGRMNNLVAVLWQAWGGSWQDSAERAAGMIAARYRDFAIAEDSLCRRLDAVEWEHVERAVRGYRNWISGSHEWHLRSPRYIRQKFHFDRIH, via the coding sequence ATGGAAGAGCATTTGCTCGCATGGGTGAAGGCATTCGACCTTGCGCCGAATGCCCATGCGCTCGCGCGATTTCGCCGCGCCCGGTTAGGCGAACTCGCTGCGCGCACCTATCCGTCGGTTGCCGACATCACGAGGAACAGCGAATGGCTATCGCTTCTTTTTCTGGTCGACGAGCGATTCTGCAATCGCGATAACACTCCCGATCGCCATGAAATCGTTTCAACGAATGACGAATTGCTACGCATGCTCCCCATGCATCTCGGCCCCACGCCCGCGCCGCACACGGGGCTGGCCGCGGCGCTCGCTGGATGGTGGCGTGACGTGGGGCCGGCCATGTCGCTCGGGTGGAGGCTGCGGTTCGTCGGCCACGCCGAGCAGTGCTTTCGCACGTACGAGCAGGACTTGGCCAACGAGCGGTACGGGATCCCTCCGCCCTTGCGCACGTACGTCGAGTTTCGCCGGCAAAGCGGGGCGGCGGAGACGGCGCTCGATTTGATCGAGTTTGCCGAGGGCGCGGAATTGCCCGAGCAGACGGCCCACTGCCCGCAGGTGCACGCGCTGCGGACGGCCACGAACGACATCGTGTGTTGGACGCACGATCTTTTGTTCGTGGCGAAGGAGCGCGCCCGTGGTCGGATGAACAACCTCGTGGCAGTGTTGTGGCAAGCTTGGGGAGGAAGCTGGCAAGACTCCGCCGAGCGCGCCGCCGGCATGATCGCCGCGCGCTACCGTGATTTCGCCATTGCCGAGGATTCGCTGTGCCGGCGTTTGGATGCCGTGGAGTGGGAGCACGTCGAGCGCGCGGTGCGCGGATATCGCAATTGGATATCCGGAAGCCACGAATGGCATCTACGTTCGCCGCGCTACATTCGGCAAAAGTTTCATTTCGACCGGATCCACTAA